The following is a genomic window from Sutcliffiella horikoshii.
TTCGCTTTCCGTGGGGCGACCTTGAGCCTCCTCACTTCGTTGCGGGGTCTCAACATTGTCGCTTCTCCCCCACTGGAGTCTTCGCCCTGTGCTCCAATCACCAGCTATAAACTTAGTAATTTTTTTTGTTAACTTACATTATTTCTTAGCAGAAAGTGTCGGGAGTTTTCTTATTACGTGTTGTAGGCTTTTCTTTACTTCTTCAAATGACATGTCTGCAGCTGGCTTTCGAGCGATCACGACAATGTCGACGCCGCCAGGAAGATGTTCCTTCATTTCGTGGACTGCTTGTCTGACTAGCCGCTTTATTCGATTCCTTGTTACAGCGTTTCCAATTTTCTTGCTGACAGATAAACCAATCCGGAATATGGGCTGGTCCGCTTTCTGCACAGCATATATCACAAATTGCCGATTGGCCATCGACTTTCCTTTTTGGAACACATGTTGGAA
Proteins encoded in this region:
- the rnpA gene encoding ribonuclease P protein component — protein: MRKEQRIKKNKEFQHVFQKGKSMANRQFVIYAVQKADQPIFRIGLSVSKKIGNAVTRNRIKRLVRQAVHEMKEHLPGGVDIVVIARKPAADMSFEEVKKSLQHVIRKLPTLSAKK